The Actinomycetes bacterium sequence GACACCCGCCAAGTAGAAATCCGTTCCCGCGGAACTCATGTGCTCACCGAACGCCACTTCGCTCAAACTGTGCTGAATGAAGTCTTGGATATCTTCCGACGCAGTATCCGGTGGGCAGGCTAGCGGGAAAGTTCGCTCCGCAATGTTTGCGAGCTGTGAGATGTCTATTGCGGTTGCCTGTCGCACCGAGATGTCGTTTGACACGGCTTCAGACTACGAGGTGGCGAAGCTCGTGTCCCAGCCCCTCGTCGGGGCGGAGAAGTTTCCTACGCGATGACGCGATGGTCTTGAGCCGAACGACGGTTGAGGCTGGACAATTTGCAACTGTCGCAGTAAGTCACCTCGTAGGAGGTCATCGGACCGCGGGTCGTCGAGTAGTCACGCCATTGGTCCACCACCCGTGTGGGGAAATCGCAGGAGGGGCAAGTGGGACCGCAGTCATGGTCATTTTCCGACATGCCTTCATTGTTGCCCATTCATGCTCCATATAAAACAATTTCAGGACACAAATGCGACACAAGAGTGACTTTTTTTGCGATATTGCCGCTAAGGAGACCAATAATCTTCGGAATTCGAAGGTTAACATACTGATTCCACACAGTTCATCTCAGACCTGCGACATTTGGTAGCTTCGCCCGACCTAGTCCGTCAGGCGTGCACTTTCGCTGGAAAGGTCCTCCGTACCATCCTGTTCCCGATAAGTCAGCAGGCGCTTTCGAACCGCGATCAGAGTTGCCACGATCGGCGCCGACAAGGTGGCACCGACCAAGCCGGCCAATGTGGCACCAACAATTGTCGATCCCAGGTTGACTATCGGATGCAAGGACAGTTTGTCGCTCGTGACCTTGGTCAGCAAAAGGGTCTGAATAAGATTCTGGGTGATAAGCACGACCGCCAGCATGATCAATGCGTCCTGCAATCCACCGGCCCCCAACGCCACCAGCACCGCGAAAGCACCGCTTACGATAGCGCCAAGATAAGGGATGAATGACGTCACAAAAGTCACAAGTGCGACCGTGAAGGCTAGTGGAATATCGAGCACGAGCATAGCCAGCCCAATCGTGATCGAGACCGGGATACTACTGATCGCCAATCCGGAAAAATAGGATCGGATCGAATCCGTAGCGTCATCCAACAAACCAGAACCAAGGGCTTTCGGTAATCCCATGCTCCCAGCAACCCAATCACGGATTGGTTGCCAGTCCTTTAGCAGGTAGTAGAGCAAAAAAACACCTATGAAAAGACCAATCAAGAAGGCCGCTACGCTAGAAAATCCAGCCTGAATAACACTGCTCGCTGCCCCGCTGGAAGCTCCCGAACCAACGGATTCCCACAGGGACTCCAGACCTTCTAGGGTCAAACCCTGCTGAGCGAGCCATTCCTGAATCACTGCCCAGCCTTGCGTTAACTGAGCGGAAATAAGGTCCCGCTGATCGAATACTCCTTTCACTGCTAGAAACACTGAAGCGACTGTGATCGAAATGAGCCCTAGTAATACGACCGCGGCCGACAGCGAGCGGGGGAGCCCGAGAGCAGCCAAGC is a genomic window containing:
- a CDS encoding AI-2E family transporter, with the translated sequence MGESKNSETIMEGLPRWLRRLGLGAWLVLGFIALVVGLYFGLAQLSGLLIPLTVAVVVGMIFYPLVDRLAALGLPRSLSAAVVLLGLISITVASVFLAVKGVFDQRDLISAQLTQGWAVIQEWLAQQGLTLEGLESLWESVGSGASSGAASSVIQAGFSSVAAFLIGLFIGVFLLYYLLKDWQPIRDWVAGSMGLPKALGSGLLDDATDSIRSYFSGLAISSIPVSITIGLAMLVLDIPLAFTVALVTFVTSFIPYLGAIVSGAFAVLVALGAGGLQDALIMLAVVLITQNLIQTLLLTKVTSDKLSLHPIVNLGSTIVGATLAGLVGATLSAPIVATLIAVRKRLLTYREQDGTEDLSSESARLTD